One Desulfobulbus propionicus DSM 2032 DNA segment encodes these proteins:
- the tadA gene encoding tRNA adenosine(34) deaminase TadA, with protein MQLMRRALVQARQAAEAGEVPVGAVAIDAQGAILAEAGNNCIGASDPSGHAEMVVLRRAAQVVGNYRLPGLTLYVTLEPCPMCAALMVHARIARLVFGATDPKGGAIVSKYRIGSDGLLNHGFSVTGGVCAEECGNLLRDFFRGRR; from the coding sequence ATGCAGCTGATGCGCCGGGCCCTTGTGCAGGCACGGCAGGCAGCCGAGGCGGGCGAGGTTCCGGTGGGCGCGGTGGCCATCGACGCGCAGGGGGCGATCCTGGCCGAGGCGGGCAACAACTGCATTGGTGCCTCCGACCCCTCCGGACACGCCGAAATGGTGGTGCTGCGCCGGGCGGCGCAGGTGGTCGGCAATTACCGTTTGCCCGGCCTGACCCTCTATGTGACCCTCGAGCCTTGCCCCATGTGCGCGGCCCTGATGGTTCACGCCCGCATCGCCCGATTGGTGTTCGGCGCCACTGATCCCAAGGGCGGGGCAATCGTCTCTAAATACCGCATCGGCAGCGATGGGCTGCTCAATCACGGCTTTTCCGTCACTGGCGGTGTCTGCGCGGAGGAATGCGGCAACCTGCTGCGGGATTTTTTTCGCGGCAGGCGTTAA
- a CDS encoding universal stress protein: MHNFRHILYASTGISDDIEGLKQALSLARNNQAALKYLLVFPQLPGSHEMYREKYRQFMEEQVEVALREARAALNLDASEAVVDVELASGDEPPAVSIIRHQLRNGHDLLIKEAEPRGEGGKGFTSLDMTLLRKCPCPVWLARPITRSRKEIRVAVAVNPGNRETAERDLSIRLLQHARSLADTCSGELDILSCWDFEFERYLRGNTRVDIPEDTMRNTVQTAQTSHQAELNLVIEASGIGGSFEVHRLRGRAEKMIPFFVKSKHVDILVMGTVARTGIFGYLMGNTAENIMDELECALLALKPGGFVSPVKAY, encoded by the coding sequence ATGCACAACTTTCGTCATATCCTCTATGCCAGCACCGGCATCAGTGACGACATCGAAGGCCTGAAACAGGCCCTCAGCCTGGCGCGCAACAACCAGGCAGCGCTCAAATATCTGCTCGTTTTTCCGCAACTGCCGGGCAGCCACGAGATGTATCGGGAAAAGTATCGGCAATTCATGGAGGAACAGGTGGAAGTGGCCCTCCGCGAGGCCCGGGCCGCCTTGAACCTGGATGCGTCCGAGGCCGTGGTCGACGTCGAATTGGCGAGCGGCGATGAACCGCCGGCGGTGAGCATCATCCGCCACCAACTGCGCAACGGCCACGACCTGTTGATCAAAGAGGCCGAACCCAGGGGAGAGGGCGGCAAGGGCTTCACCTCCCTGGACATGACCCTGCTGCGCAAATGCCCCTGTCCGGTGTGGCTGGCTCGGCCGATTACCCGATCGCGCAAGGAGATCCGGGTAGCGGTCGCCGTCAATCCCGGCAATCGGGAAACCGCGGAACGCGATCTCTCGATCCGTCTGCTGCAACACGCCCGTTCCCTGGCCGATACCTGCAGCGGCGAACTCGACATTCTCTCTTGCTGGGATTTTGAATTTGAACGCTATCTGCGCGGCAACACGCGCGTGGACATCCCGGAAGACACCATGCGCAACACGGTGCAGACCGCCCAAACCTCCCATCAGGCGGAACTGAACCTGGTGATCGAGGCCTCGGGCATTGGCGGCTCCTTTGAGGTCCACCGGTTGCGGGGACGGGCGGAAAAAATGATCCCATTTTTTGTCAAAAGCAAGCACGTTGACATTTTGGTCATGGGCACGGTGGCCCGCACCGGCATTTTCGGCTATCTGATGGGCAACACCGCCGAAAATATCATGGATGAGCTTGAATGTGCCCTGCTCGCCTTGAAACCGGGCGGTTTTGTTTCGCCGGTAAAGGCCTATTGA
- a CDS encoding potassium/proton antiporter, with amino-acid sequence MFSINTIVFVTGVLLLLGIGSSKFSARIGMPVLVLFLGVGMLAGSEGLGGIAFEDYHFANSIGSVALALILFDGGLRTSVRSVHAAWRPALSLSTLGVLLTSVFTGLAASWVLEVPVLHGMLLGAIVGSTDAAAVFSILRTSGLRLSRRLTATLEVESGSNDPMAIFLTVGLIGLIMGTADSVPGILLLFVLQFGVGGLVGIGIGYGAAWVVNRSNLDYPGLYPILVLAFGLLAFGLAAVLGGSGFLAVYIAGIVLGNSSLVYRNGIFLFHDAAAWLGQIVLFVMLGMLSFPSRLVEVAMDGLVIALVLIFLARPVAVACSAFWFRFNLRELSFLSWVGLKGAVPITLATFPLLAGMEGGGLIFNVVFFVVLVSAITQGWSLPLVARWLKLGVRIESTSPLTVEINALRHVDGEIVEYRVGAHSPVAGKALRDLALPYEVTVTLVVRGSEVIMPRGRTVLEPGDQVFVAMRRKVKPLLDCLFDTCAEPVILTPGQRIAFRADHTIGQLCGFFTLTCPSDPDRTLAALVEAAKSGPPARLGPFLVASGSDAGLVTLIFSPDNVEQLPGCECIPPGKMVDPL; translated from the coding sequence ATGTTTTCCATCAACACAATCGTGTTTGTGACCGGTGTCCTGCTGCTGCTTGGCATCGGTTCCAGCAAATTCTCGGCCCGGATCGGCATGCCGGTCCTGGTGCTGTTCCTGGGCGTGGGCATGTTGGCCGGCTCGGAGGGGCTGGGCGGCATTGCCTTTGAAGATTACCATTTCGCCAACAGCATCGGCAGCGTGGCCTTGGCCTTGATTCTGTTCGACGGCGGCCTGCGGACCTCGGTGCGCTCGGTGCATGCGGCCTGGCGACCGGCGCTATCCCTGTCAACCCTGGGCGTGCTGCTGACCTCGGTCTTCACCGGCCTTGCCGCGTCCTGGGTCCTCGAGGTCCCGGTGCTGCACGGCATGCTGTTGGGAGCCATCGTCGGCTCCACCGACGCGGCGGCGGTGTTCTCCATTCTCCGCACCAGCGGCCTGCGCCTGTCCCGGCGCCTGACCGCCACCCTGGAGGTGGAGAGCGGCTCCAACGACCCCATGGCCATTTTTCTCACCGTCGGGTTGATTGGCCTGATCATGGGAACGGCCGATTCCGTGCCCGGTATCCTGCTGCTGTTCGTGCTCCAGTTCGGAGTCGGCGGCCTGGTGGGCATCGGAATCGGCTATGGGGCCGCCTGGGTGGTCAATCGCAGCAATCTCGATTACCCCGGACTCTATCCCATTCTGGTGCTGGCCTTCGGACTGCTGGCTTTTGGCCTGGCGGCGGTTCTCGGCGGCAGCGGCTTTCTCGCGGTCTACATCGCCGGCATTGTGCTGGGCAACAGTTCGCTGGTCTACCGCAATGGCATTTTTCTGTTTCACGACGCCGCCGCCTGGCTGGGGCAGATCGTGCTTTTCGTCATGCTAGGGATGCTCAGCTTTCCCAGCCGGCTGGTCGAGGTGGCCATGGATGGACTGGTGATCGCCCTGGTGCTGATTTTCCTCGCCCGCCCGGTGGCGGTGGCCTGTTCGGCCTTTTGGTTTCGCTTTAACCTGCGGGAGTTGTCCTTTCTCTCCTGGGTGGGACTCAAGGGGGCCGTGCCCATCACCCTGGCCACCTTTCCGCTGCTGGCGGGCATGGAAGGCGGCGGGCTGATCTTCAACGTCGTCTTTTTTGTCGTCCTGGTGTCGGCAATCACCCAGGGCTGGTCCCTGCCCCTGGTCGCCCGCTGGCTGAAATTGGGGGTACGGATCGAATCGACCTCGCCGCTCACCGTTGAAATCAATGCGCTGCGCCATGTGGACGGCGAGATTGTGGAGTACCGGGTCGGCGCCCACTCGCCTGTGGCCGGCAAGGCCCTGCGCGACCTCGCCCTGCCCTACGAGGTGACCGTGACCCTGGTGGTTCGCGGCAGCGAGGTGATCATGCCCCGGGGACGGACCGTGCTTGAGCCCGGCGACCAGGTTTTCGTGGCCATGCGGCGAAAGGTCAAGCCATTGCTCGATTGTCTCTTTGATACCTGCGCCGAGCCGGTTATCCTGACACCGGGACAACGGATCGCTTTCCGCGCCGATCACACCATTGGCCAGTTGTGTGGTTTTTTCACCCTGACCTGTCCGTCGGACCCCGACAGAACGCTGGCCGCCCTGGTCGAAGCGGCGAAAAGCGGGCCGCCCGCCCGGCTGGGGCCGTTTCTCGTTGCCTCAGGGAGCGACGCCGGTCTGGTGACCCTAATTTTTTCCCCCGACAACGTGGAACAATTGCCCGGCTGCGAATGCATCCCGCCGGGAAAGATGGTTGACCCCCTCTGA
- a CDS encoding sigma-54 interaction domain-containing protein: protein MEDKKAAVLAYKCPPESRLSIEAALAAQCDLTFHNDPQQFQHEVSKKPYDIIFMNFQPEKGKKMGLLQKIQEHVPSTPVIITCESEDSVHIDKNQEPIIYDVLSHPLSPGRVKRTVRQALHKRQQERELDYLRRTQDIVYSFDRIIAESDSFKAVIKSLKKFASTDATILITGSTGTGKSFLSGTVHYNSPRRNRPFIKINCANIPETLLESELFGHEKGAFTGADKQRIGRFEQADGGTVFLDEIGEIPLEIQAKLLRVLEEKSFERVGGNKTIRVDVRLITATNRDLQALIAAGKFREDLYYRISVLPVHLPQLKERPRCLVPLANKLLEKSAASLNKRHITGFTPEVLAMIQGYEWPGNIRQLANTIERAVILEEGELIGLSSIHIPEMGRTAAPLIQEIEPLAVHERELILKALTDNLWVQKDAARSLGISPRALNYKIKKFGITHQNWRKHRKE, encoded by the coding sequence ATGGAAGACAAAAAAGCCGCAGTTCTTGCCTATAAATGTCCGCCGGAAAGCAGGTTAAGCATCGAGGCCGCCCTGGCGGCTCAGTGCGATCTCACCTTTCACAACGATCCCCAACAGTTTCAGCACGAGGTCAGCAAAAAACCCTATGACATCATTTTCATGAATTTTCAGCCGGAAAAAGGCAAGAAAATGGGGTTGCTGCAAAAAATCCAGGAGCATGTTCCCTCGACGCCGGTGATCATCACCTGCGAATCCGAGGATTCGGTCCATATCGATAAAAATCAGGAGCCGATCATCTACGATGTGCTCAGCCACCCCCTCTCCCCGGGCCGGGTCAAACGGACGGTGCGGCAGGCGCTGCACAAGCGGCAGCAGGAGCGGGAACTGGACTATCTCCGCCGCACCCAGGACATCGTCTACAGCTTTGACCGGATCATTGCCGAGAGCGACAGCTTCAAGGCGGTGATCAAGAGCCTGAAGAAATTCGCTTCCACCGACGCCACGATCCTGATCACCGGCAGCACCGGAACCGGCAAAAGCTTTCTTTCCGGCACGGTCCACTACAACTCACCGCGCCGTAACCGACCCTTCATCAAGATCAACTGCGCCAACATTCCGGAAACCCTTTTGGAATCCGAACTGTTCGGCCATGAAAAAGGGGCGTTCACCGGCGCCGACAAGCAGCGCATCGGCCGTTTCGAGCAGGCGGACGGCGGCACCGTTTTTCTTGACGAAATCGGCGAGATTCCCCTGGAGATCCAGGCCAAGTTGCTGCGGGTGCTGGAAGAAAAGTCGTTTGAACGGGTCGGCGGCAACAAGACCATCAGGGTGGACGTGCGGCTCATCACCGCCACCAACAGGGATCTGCAGGCCTTGATCGCCGCCGGCAAATTCCGCGAGGACCTTTACTATCGCATCAGCGTCCTGCCGGTCCATCTGCCGCAGCTCAAGGAGCGGCCCCGCTGTCTGGTGCCGCTGGCCAACAAACTGCTGGAGAAATCGGCGGCCTCGCTCAACAAGCGCCACATCACCGGCTTTACCCCCGAGGTCCTGGCCATGATCCAGGGCTATGAGTGGCCGGGCAATATCCGCCAGCTGGCCAACACCATTGAACGCGCGGTTATCCTTGAAGAAGGGGAGCTGATCGGCCTATCCTCGATCCATATTCCGGAAATGGGACGAACCGCCGCGCCTCTCATCCAGGAGATCGAACCGCTGGCCGTCCATGAACGCGAACTGATCCTCAAGGCGCTGACCGACAATCTGTGGGTACAGAAGGATGCGGCCCGCAGCCTGGGCATCAGTCCGCGGGCGCTGAACTACAAAATCAAGAAATTCGGCATCACCCACCAAAACTGGCGTAAACACCGAAAGGAATGA
- the nikR gene encoding nickel-responsive transcriptional regulator NikR produces the protein MLKRFSVSLDEKLLAQFDDYIRPRGYSNRSEAVRDLIRKMLVNEEWEQDSEVVGVVTLVYNHHQPQLQEKITELQHDYHHQITSTTHVHMDHDNCLEVTIVKGRASQVRELAEQLIALRGVKNGNLTMSSTGGHLH, from the coding sequence ATGCTCAAGCGATTTTCGGTTTCACTGGATGAAAAACTGCTTGCTCAGTTCGACGACTATATTCGGCCCCGTGGCTATTCCAATCGTTCCGAGGCGGTGCGCGACCTGATCCGCAAGATGTTGGTCAACGAGGAATGGGAGCAGGACAGCGAGGTGGTGGGGGTGGTGACCCTGGTCTACAACCACCATCAGCCGCAGCTCCAGGAAAAGATCACCGAGCTGCAACACGACTACCACCACCAGATCACCTCGACCACCCATGTGCACATGGATCATGACAACTGCCTTGAGGTGACCATTGTCAAGGGCCGGGCCTCGCAGGTGCGCGAGCTGGCGGAACAGCTCATTGCCTTGCGCGGGGTCAAGAACGGCAACCTGACCATGTCAAGCACCGGCGGCCACCTGCATTAA
- a CDS encoding beta-barrel assembly-enhancing protease, with amino-acid sequence MNRKTCFFRLVALLSLCAYVLLPLKALALSIGEERKIGDQLLYSVRKELPILDEPDISQYINTLGNKVLQIVGPQYFDYRFFVVKSDQFNAFAAPGGLVFFYTGLIETMNNEDQMLSVLAHEIGHVVSRHIAQRLDKGSKVSAATLLLAVAGLAMGVPGLSPGLMMGSMAAGQAINLQYSREDEEQADRLSFGWLKQMRRDPSAMEDMLRVMRRITRYRMGSETPQYLLTHPNPEARLGYVASLLELEKQKTGAAYDTTDNFKFLRFKYRVLMQAIDHEKLRIYCVNTLASATKVEDRTLAHFGLALLAAEERKFDQALQHLATVQEQYPRETILDIDRAVLFIQAGRMDEARTLLEQAVKRDPTDMYGLYQLAKMELMRGSTARAEQLLQRVAAAMPEFPQLYFDLGQIESSRGKEGASVFYLGKYNLYRGKIKLAKQYLTRASKETNVPEQMRIEARALLDKLKDLEKGI; translated from the coding sequence ATGAACAGGAAAACATGTTTTTTTCGCCTCGTCGCCCTCCTCTCCCTGTGCGCCTACGTCCTCCTGCCCCTCAAGGCCCTGGCGCTGAGCATCGGCGAGGAACGGAAGATCGGCGACCAACTGCTCTATTCGGTCCGCAAGGAACTGCCCATTCTCGACGAACCGGATATCAGCCAATATATCAATACGCTGGGCAACAAGGTCCTGCAGATCGTCGGGCCGCAGTATTTCGATTACCGGTTTTTCGTGGTCAAGAGCGATCAGTTCAACGCCTTCGCCGCCCCGGGCGGCTTGGTCTTTTTTTACACTGGCCTGATCGAAACCATGAACAACGAGGATCAGATGCTCAGCGTGCTCGCCCATGAGATCGGCCATGTGGTCAGCCGGCATATCGCCCAGCGCCTGGACAAGGGCTCCAAGGTCAGCGCCGCCACCCTGCTGCTGGCGGTCGCGGGCCTGGCCATGGGCGTTCCCGGGCTGTCACCGGGCTTGATGATGGGGTCGATGGCCGCCGGGCAGGCCATCAACCTCCAGTACAGCCGTGAGGACGAGGAGCAGGCGGATCGTCTGTCCTTTGGCTGGCTGAAGCAGATGCGGCGCGACCCCTCGGCCATGGAGGACATGCTGCGGGTCATGCGGCGGATCACCCGCTACCGCATGGGCAGCGAAACCCCCCAGTATCTCCTGACCCACCCCAATCCGGAGGCCCGGCTGGGCTATGTTGCATCACTGCTGGAATTGGAAAAACAAAAAACGGGGGCAGCGTACGACACAACCGATAATTTCAAATTTCTCCGCTTCAAATATCGGGTGCTGATGCAGGCCATCGATCACGAAAAACTGCGGATTTACTGCGTCAATACCCTGGCCTCGGCCACGAAAGTGGAAGATCGGACCCTGGCTCATTTCGGCCTGGCCTTGCTGGCAGCCGAGGAACGCAAATTCGACCAGGCCCTGCAGCATCTGGCCACCGTCCAGGAGCAGTACCCGCGCGAGACGATTCTCGACATCGACCGCGCGGTTCTTTTCATCCAGGCCGGTCGGATGGACGAGGCGCGCACGCTCCTCGAACAGGCGGTCAAGCGCGATCCGACCGATATGTACGGTCTCTATCAGTTGGCCAAGATGGAATTGATGCGCGGCAGCACCGCCCGGGCCGAGCAGCTGCTGCAGCGGGTGGCGGCAGCCATGCCCGAGTTTCCTCAGCTTTATTTCGATCTGGGGCAGATCGAGTCCAGCCGGGGCAAGGAAGGGGCGTCCGTCTTTTACCTGGGCAAGTACAACCTCTACAGGGGCAAGATCAAACTTGCCAAGCAGTACCTGACCCGCGCCTCCAAGGAAACGAATGTACCGGAACAGATGCGCATTGAAGCCCGGGCTCTGCTCGATAAACTCAAGGATCTGGAAAAAGGAATCTGA
- a CDS encoding DUF3683 domain-containing protein, with product MKATNYREIPYNFTSADDRLIINHLFGQTVWDDLEELRSQRVTGRSARLVMRCIGDLFILHRNPFLYQELIDSPRRRFSFFTTMKRDLDIIEHTAKKVNVDIERSNKVVNLVRLCRERARALQKEISTAQATRARIRKRLGAVIGGDNVCFDPFSLISHATDATDWRLFLPVAVVRPSSEEQVAPLLTAIAELGLHVIPRGGGTGLTGGAVPVSAGCVMINTEKLNRIHGIEERAFRGDDGTTRQMAVLRLEAGVITQDAMAFAERQGLVFATDPTSAWASTIGGNISENAGGKTAVLWGTAIDNLLAYTIAMPGAGLLQVKRVDHPMRKILPEDQVIYDVVDAQGALVRRVALRGDEIRKKGLWKDITNKALGGLPGVQKEGTDGIITSAEFILYPAYEKKLTFCLEFFGADMDEASRVIVEISEQFVNQGEEALMALEHFDEEYIRAINYKFKAARSESPKAVLLIDMVGHTTAQILRGKERLLRLLDRYGNTEIFVASDADEASRFWRDRKRLGAIAARTNAFKLNEDIVLPLPALAEFARFVDATNLDEDVYNQQSVVQEILAYLQVAEPIEDPDWLEAKMPKAAELCGVALAGLAERAVEAVRGETHLKSLANDLLELFRGYPRISANIQRIREEVRKRRIIIATHMHAGDGNVHVNIPVFSNDRAMMQRAAETADAVMAKAVALGGVVSGEHGIGITKMKFLDRQMIDELNLYRQRIDPRGVMNPGKLVDPAIIDKVFTPSFNLLELEARILQHGSLETLATKISKCVRCGKCKADCCVFYPGSSLFFHPRNKNLAIGSLIEALLYDMQRAHFPRFNQLKNLEEIADHCTLCGKCFKPCPVDIDTAQVSILERQILGERGYKHSPLPTRMSLHYLKTRNRVYNLLFRKTVVEWGANAQRIAAELFRQAPEALRNTKWRLVHMLKSPMMPPTNRSLRATLPKCSLNEALLLNPPEACGKTVFYFPGCGSERLYAEIAEAAIYSLLKTGVRVVLPPPHLCCGFPAKANAKSTMHGDVTLRDTIILSQIREMLGYISFDGLIVSCGTCREALHELGAEEILGCSLADVSSFVLEQAPERFTQDKERQFLYHAPCHDSLQGEGHLMVRRIGGQVTSIGGCCSEAGTMALSRPDITGAMLRRKRDNLLAAGDTSQARTIVTNCPSCISGLGRNRDLGILPRHLAVLLAESLGGAEWQKELKTMLHKAEAVTF from the coding sequence ATGAAAGCCACCAATTATCGCGAGATTCCCTATAATTTTACCTCGGCCGACGATCGGCTGATCATCAACCACCTGTTTGGCCAAACGGTCTGGGACGATCTGGAGGAACTGCGCAGCCAACGGGTCACCGGCCGTTCCGCCCGGTTGGTGATGCGCTGCATCGGTGATCTGTTCATCCTCCACCGCAACCCTTTCCTCTATCAGGAATTGATCGATTCGCCCCGCCGCCGCTTTTCCTTCTTCACCACCATGAAAAGGGATCTCGACATTATCGAACACACGGCCAAAAAGGTGAACGTTGATATCGAGCGCAGCAACAAGGTGGTCAACTTGGTTCGTCTCTGCCGGGAACGGGCCCGTGCCTTACAAAAAGAGATTAGCACCGCCCAGGCCACCCGAGCCCGGATCCGCAAGCGGCTCGGGGCGGTGATCGGCGGCGACAACGTCTGCTTCGATCCGTTTTCCCTGATCAGCCATGCCACCGACGCCACCGACTGGCGGCTCTTTCTGCCCGTGGCCGTGGTTCGGCCCTCCAGCGAGGAACAGGTCGCGCCCCTGCTGACGGCCATTGCCGAATTGGGATTGCACGTCATCCCGCGCGGCGGCGGCACCGGACTGACCGGCGGCGCCGTGCCGGTGAGCGCGGGTTGCGTGATGATCAACACCGAAAAACTCAACCGCATCCATGGGATCGAGGAACGCGCATTTCGCGGCGATGACGGGACAACGCGGCAAATGGCGGTGCTCCGGCTCGAGGCCGGGGTCATCACCCAGGACGCCATGGCCTTTGCCGAGCGGCAGGGACTGGTCTTTGCCACCGATCCGACCAGTGCCTGGGCGTCGACCATCGGCGGCAACATCTCGGAGAATGCCGGCGGCAAGACGGCGGTGCTCTGGGGCACGGCCATCGATAACCTGCTGGCCTACACCATCGCCATGCCCGGCGCCGGTCTGCTCCAGGTCAAGCGGGTCGATCATCCCATGCGCAAGATTCTGCCCGAGGATCAGGTGATCTACGATGTTGTCGATGCCCAAGGGGCGCTGGTGCGGCGGGTAGCACTGCGCGGCGACGAGATCCGCAAGAAGGGGTTGTGGAAGGATATCACCAACAAGGCCCTGGGCGGCCTGCCCGGCGTGCAGAAGGAGGGGACCGACGGCATCATCACCAGCGCCGAGTTCATCCTCTATCCAGCCTACGAGAAGAAGCTGACCTTTTGCCTCGAATTCTTCGGCGCCGACATGGACGAAGCCAGCCGGGTGATCGTCGAGATCTCCGAGCAGTTCGTCAACCAGGGCGAGGAAGCCCTGATGGCGCTCGAACATTTCGACGAGGAGTACATCCGGGCGATCAACTACAAGTTCAAGGCGGCGCGCAGCGAATCGCCCAAGGCGGTGCTGCTGATCGACATGGTCGGCCACACCACCGCGCAGATTCTGCGCGGCAAGGAGCGGTTGCTGCGTCTGTTGGACCGCTATGGCAACACCGAGATCTTTGTCGCCAGCGACGCCGACGAGGCCAGCCGTTTCTGGCGCGACCGCAAACGGCTGGGGGCCATCGCCGCCCGCACCAACGCCTTCAAGCTCAACGAGGATATCGTCCTCCCCCTGCCGGCCCTGGCCGAGTTTGCCCGTTTTGTCGATGCCACCAACCTCGACGAGGACGTCTACAACCAGCAAAGCGTGGTCCAGGAGATCCTGGCCTACCTCCAGGTAGCCGAGCCGATCGAGGATCCGGACTGGCTGGAGGCCAAGATGCCCAAGGCGGCCGAGCTGTGCGGCGTTGCCCTGGCCGGCCTGGCCGAGCGGGCCGTCGAGGCGGTGCGCGGTGAAACCCATCTGAAATCCCTGGCCAACGACCTGCTCGAACTGTTTCGCGGCTATCCCCGGATCAGCGCCAACATCCAGCGGATCCGCGAAGAAGTGCGCAAGCGGCGGATCATCATCGCCACCCACATGCATGCCGGCGACGGCAACGTCCACGTCAACATCCCGGTCTTCTCCAACGACCGGGCCATGATGCAGCGCGCCGCCGAGACGGCCGACGCGGTCATGGCCAAGGCCGTGGCCCTGGGGGGCGTGGTCAGCGGCGAGCACGGCATCGGCATAACCAAGATGAAGTTCCTCGACCGGCAGATGATCGACGAATTGAACCTGTACCGCCAGCGGATCGATCCCCGTGGGGTGATGAATCCGGGCAAGCTGGTTGACCCGGCCATCATCGACAAGGTGTTCACCCCCTCGTTCAACCTGCTGGAACTGGAGGCGCGCATCCTCCAGCACGGTTCCCTGGAGACCCTGGCCACCAAGATCTCCAAGTGTGTCCGTTGCGGCAAGTGCAAGGCCGACTGCTGCGTATTCTATCCGGGCAGTTCACTGTTCTTTCATCCGCGCAACAAGAACCTGGCCATTGGTTCGCTGATCGAGGCCCTACTCTACGACATGCAGCGCGCCCACTTTCCGCGCTTCAACCAGTTGAAGAACCTGGAAGAGATCGCCGACCACTGTACCCTGTGCGGCAAGTGCTTCAAGCCTTGTCCGGTGGACATCGACACCGCCCAAGTGTCGATCCTGGAGCGTCAGATTCTCGGCGAGCGCGGCTACAAGCATTCACCCCTGCCCACGCGGATGTCGCTCCACTACCTCAAGACCCGCAACCGGGTCTACAACCTCCTGTTCCGCAAGACCGTGGTCGAATGGGGCGCCAATGCCCAGCGGATCGCGGCCGAGCTGTTCCGCCAGGCCCCGGAGGCCCTGCGCAACACGAAGTGGCGGCTGGTGCACATGCTCAAATCACCGATGATGCCGCCGACCAACCGCTCCCTGCGCGCCACCCTGCCCAAGTGCTCGCTCAACGAGGCCCTGCTGCTCAACCCGCCGGAGGCTTGCGGCAAGACGGTGTTCTATTTTCCGGGCTGCGGCTCGGAGCGGCTGTATGCGGAAATCGCCGAGGCCGCGATTTACAGCCTGCTCAAGACCGGGGTGCGGGTGGTGCTGCCGCCGCCCCACCTGTGCTGCGGCTTTCCGGCCAAGGCCAACGCCAAGAGCACAATGCACGGCGACGTCACCCTGCGCGACACCATCATCCTCAGCCAGATCCGGGAGATGCTCGGTTACATCAGTTTCGACGGGCTGATCGTCAGCTGCGGCACGTGCCGCGAGGCCCTGCATGAGCTGGGAGCCGAGGAAATTCTCGGCTGCTCCCTGGCCGATGTCTCCTCCTTTGTGCTCGAACAGGCGCCGGAACGGTTCACCCAGGACAAGGAGCGGCAGTTTCTCTACCACGCCCCCTGCCACGACTCGCTCCAGGGCGAGGGACACCTGATGGTGCGGCGGATCGGCGGTCAAGTGACCTCCATCGGCGGCTGCTGCTCCGAGGCCGGCACCATGGCCCTGTCGCGGCCCGACATCACCGGCGCCATGCTGAGGCGCAAGCGCGACAACCTGCTGGCCGCCGGCGACACGTCCCAGGCGCGGACCATCGTCACCAATTGTCCGTCCTGTATTTCCGGTCTGGGCCGCAACCGCGATTTGGGCATCCTCCCCCGGCATCTGGCTGTCCTGTTGGCCGAGTCGTTGGGTGGCGCCGAGTGGCAAAAAGAACTGAAAACCATGTTGCACAAAGCCGAGGCGGTCACCTTCTGA